CAAACAGAGTAAATCTGTACAACAAATTGAATCGAATTTGATAGTTTAGAACGGTCTCATAACGGGGAAGTCTTCAAATGGACTTTGGAAACGACACCCCGTACGTATCCATCGGGCAAGAAGGAATTCTCGAAGGTACTTACACTTCAGACGGCCCTACTCCGATATCATTCACCACCAACACTCTACCTGCAAATTTAATTGGCAAGTTCACTGTATCCAGATCTAATTCAAACGTCCGCATTTTAGGGCCTACATCTATTCCCGTAAACGGCACGGTGACTAGCGAACCACATCAATTCGCCGATATTCTGATTGAAGTAAATTCAAACATCGAGGCGGAAGAAGGTATATATGAACTGGAAGTAACCGGAGCAGCACAGTCTTCGGAATTGTATGAACCAACTCAGAGCACCAAGACCATTTACGTCAATGTCCAAAACAACGATGCTTCTTGTATCTCAGCCATGCTTGGAGGGTACACCGTAAATGATAACTGCTCTGCTAATAATCCGTATGCAGGAACCGTGGTCCAGTCTCCGACTGAGCTCGAGATCTGGTTTAATTTCCCTGCCTGGGGGAATGCCTTAGTGGTTGGCCAAGTCCTTTGCGCCACCCAAGAAATTCTGGTGCCTGAGCACTCTGTAACCACTAGTTCAGGACTTATGGATATTGAAGGAATCGCAACTTTTACAGAGGACTCCGGTGATCATACCATCACCCTCAACTACACCATGGTCCCTAGTGGCTCGGGAAACACCCCGATCAACTGTCAGGTCGTCTGGGTTCAGAATTAAATACTTGGGATTACCTAGTGGTGATCCCGGATGGGGGAACGAGCGAGACAAAAAGCCTGATCGCTTCGCGATTATGTTTTCTCTTTTCTTGCCACACCGTGCAAGCACGAGTTGCCAGAAAAGAGAAAAAGCCTGCATTTCCATGCAGGCTTTTTCTCTTGCGGTGAGAGGGGGATTCGAACCCCCGGTACGGTTTAATCCGCACGCCAGTTTAGCAAACTGGTGGTTTCAGCCACTCACCCACCTCACCTTGGCTGTTTCCGTTTTGTGACAAACGGACGGCAAATTTAAAGAAATCATCTTTTCTGACAAAGAGCGCATTTCGCTTTTTCCATCTTCTATTTGCTATATTCGCTTTACCCGTAAAACGTCCGTCATGAAGCGCATTTTACTCCTTTTTGCCCTTTCCTCTTTGCTTATGAGTTGTGTGGAGGACACTCAACGCAATGAAGCTCAGGAAGATTTCTCCGTATTGATCCACACGAGCTATGAGCCCAATGGCCTACACCCGGTGAACGACTTCAGTACCTTGCGTTCGCACATCTACATGTATACCCACCGACCACTGCTCAAGATCAATCTCAAAACTTTCGATCTTCAGCCCTTGTTGGTCAAAGAACTGCCTTCCTCCGACGATGGTCAAAAGTACCTTTACTCCCTTCGGGAGGATGTGACCTGGGACGACGGAACTCGTGTTACCAGGGACGATGTAGAGTTCACCCTGAAAATGAACCTATGCCCTCTTTCCAACAATCAAGCGATACGACCGCTCTACTCGAGCGTTATTAAGGGCTTTGAACCCCATCCAACCGACCCAAATAAATTCCACCTCCTGTGCAACGAACAACACGCCGGCAACAATCAAATCCTTATCGAAGCGAACTTGATTCAGAAATCTCGGTGGGATTCAACCGGAATCTTCGACGATATCCCATTTGACGCGATCCTGAACGACACTTTTGAACGCACCGACGAGGTCAATGCTTACTTCGAGCGATTCAACGCACCGGCCAACCAGTACGACCCCCTCAAAATCAATGGCCTAGGCCCCTACCAAATCACCGAGTGGGAAAAAGGCCAATACATAACCCTAGAGCGCAAACACCATTGGTGGGGCGATGACCAGTCGGGAATCTATTACGACAACTACCCCTCTAAAATCGTGTTTCGCATCATCAAGGACGACAATGCGACCATGCTGGCCTTTCGGAACCGGCAGATCGATGTGAGCAACCGACTCGGAACCGATGAACTCCTACGCTTGCGTGAAACCGAAGACTTCAACGCCAACTACGAAAGCGCCTTTATAAATCAATTCTCTTACGGATATATGGGGCTAAACTCCCGCCCGGATACCGAAAAGCGCACCCCGTTCTTTACGGATCAGCGTGTCCGCCGAGCCATGGCACACGCCACTCCCGTACGTTCGATCATCGATGATCTTCTTCACGGAAAGGGCGGCACCGAGCAAGTCTCCATGGTTAGCGAACTCAAAAAAGACGAGTACAACGATACCCTCGACTTCATCGAGTACGATCTAAACAAAGCCTCGGTATTGTTGACGGAGGCCGGATGGATCGATACAGACGGAGACGGCCTCCGCGATAAAACGATCGATGGAAAGGTGACTCCCTTCTCTTTAGAGCTTAATTTGATGAGCGGAAACCAGACTACGGAAGATGCGTGCCTTCTCATTCAGGAATCACTCGCCTCTATCGGCGTTGAATGCAAGCTAAACAGCATGGATTTCTCGGCGTTCTACCAAAAAGCGTACGGGCAAGATTTCGATGCACTCATGGGAGCATGGAGCGAAAGTGCAGCATATACCGATCCCTTACAGCTGTGGCATACGGACAGTTGGAAAAACAAAGGAGCCAATTTCTGCGGATTCGGAAACGCTTATAGCGATTCGCTGATAGTCACGTACAACTCAACCTTGGATAAAGCGAAGCGCGATGACCTCATGAAAGCTCTACAGGCCGAGGTCTACGAATACCAACCGTATGTATTCTTGTATTCGACGCGCCGAAAGGTCGCTATCCACAAGAAATTCCAAAACCGCAACCTGTACAGCGAGCGGCCCGGCGTCATGGTCAATGAATTCCGGCTCGATCCGGGCTTTACCGCAGCCTCAACGCCCGAAACTACTGAGTAAAACATGCTGAATTATACGATCCGACGACTGCTCTGGATGGTGCCCACCTTGCTAGCCATTGCCCTCTTCAGCTTTTGGATCAGCATTGAAGCCCCGGGCGATCCGGTTGAGCGACTCATGCAATTCAGCGACGACGGCTCGGGCAGCGCAAACCAACAACGAACCGAACAGCTTAAGGAGCAGTGGCGTCAGCGGCTCGGACTCGATAAGCCGCTATTTTACTACTCCATGTCGGCCACCGAAACGGACTTTCCACTCCCCCGACCTCATTTTCACGGCCTCAATAATCAATTCCACCACTGGCTCCGCAACGCCATTCGCGGCGACTTCGGATATAGCTACTTCGACGGTGAAGCGGTAGGCACCAAACTCTGGCCCAAACTGCGCCTGAGTTTTCTCCTCACCGTGAGCTCCCTGCTTCTGGCTTTCGCGATCAGCATCCCCATTGGGGTATTTGGGGCCTCGCGGCCCGATGGCCACTTCGACCGCTATTCGGCTCTGGTAATGTTCATGATGTATTCCCTGCCTACATTCTTCGTAGGTACCCTGTTGCTTTACACCTTCTCAAACCCAGATGTCCTGTACTGGTTTCCGGAAGCGGGTATCCAGAATCCCGTTACCTTCGACCACGACTGGTCGCTTGGTCGAAAACTACAACACTGGCTACCCCACCTCGTGCTGCCTTTTGTCACCTTCACCTACGGATCCTTGGCTTACCTCAGCAGGATCACGCGTAGCGGTTTGGCCGAAGAACAACAAAAAGACTACATCACTACGGCTCGAGCCAAAGGTCTCAGCGAGCGAAAAGTTCTGTGGAAACACAGCCTGCGCAATGCACTTATTCCCCTCATTACGGTCATTGGCCAAGTATTCCCTATCACGGTTGGTGGAAGCGTCATCATAGAAACTATTTTCTCATTACCGGGCATCGGCTGGGAAGCCTATAGGGCCATCATGAATTACGACTATCCGGTCATCGTTGCGATCTTTACGTTGGGCGGACTCCTGACCGTTGTCGGGTACATCACTTCGGATCTCCTGTACGCGTGGGCCGATCCAAGAATACGGTATGACCGCTAATTCGGGTAAAATATCGATCGGCGTTCTCGGCATCCTACTGATGGCCGCACTATTGGCTCCCCTAATAGCAAATGACCTACCGCTTACCGTCAAATACCAAAACCATACCTACCACCCCGCTTGGGCGGTGTACTTTGGAAATGGCGGCACGCATACTATCGAAACCCCTTCCGGAACCCAAATCGTTCACTATCAGAGATTCGATTGGCATGCTCAAGATTGGGACCGCATCACCATGCCCTTGATCCTGTTTGCCCCCGATCAACTCGATGCGTCCAAGTCGAGCCTCGTTCCGCCCGGAACTAACGGACACCTCTTGGGAACTGATCGAGTTGGACGCGACGTTGCGGCCGGAATCATTCACGGGGCGCGGATATCGCTCAGTATTGGGTGGATCGCCATGGGCATCGCAGCACTCATTGGAGTTCTGTTGGGAGGGATCTCTGGCTATTGGGGTGATCGCAGGTGGCGTGTGCCCCGCATATCATTTTGGGTCTTTATGGCATTCATTCCCGTTGGGTGGTTCTACGCTACGCATAACTCAGTAAATCTGCTGGCAGACGCACTCGTATTCATTGCCGTACCCTCAGGTGCAGCGTACCTCGTCGGGCTGCATCGCGCCGCGAGGCGCAAAACCGTATCGGTACCCCTCGATAGCGCAATTACGCGGTTAACCGAGATACTGACCTCGTTGCCGCGCCTGTTGATCATTATTACCGTGGCGTCGATAACATCGCGCAGTATTTGGCTCGTGATGGTGATCATCGGGCTTACGAGTTGGACCCACATCACGCGTTATACGCGAGCCGAAGTACTCCGGATCCGAAGTCTGGAGTTCGTTACCGCGGCCGAAGCGACCGGATCTCAATCCGGTCGGGTGCTGTTTATGCATGTGCTGCCCAACGCACTAGCGCCCGTTTGGGTGAACATGGCTTTTGGAATAGCATCAGCCATTCTGATCGAAAGTGGCTTATCGTTCCTCGGGATCGGAGTTCCGGTCGAAACAGTGACCTGGGGAAGTATGTTGAACTCGGGTCGAATGAACTTCGAAGCTTGGTGGCTCGTGGTATTTCCGGGACTGGCTATCTTTTTGACCGTAACGGCGTACAACCTACTGGGTGAAGCGCTCCGCAAATGGCTGCAACCGAAAGAATGATCCTTATTCGGGATACTCTATGCGCAGATGATAGATGTTCAGCAGCTTCTTTTTCAACACCTTACGCACCACATTGATCTCTTTCAAGGTGATATCCGCTTGCGCGAATTGCCCCTCCTCCATTTGATGGTCAATGATGTTGTTGACCAATTTATCGATGGATTCTGCCATAGGTTGTTTTAAACTCCTCGAAGCCGCCTCAACACTATCGGCCATCATGAGCACCGCAGTTTCTTTCGAGAAAGGCAACGGACCCGGATAACTGAATTCCGCGGCGTCGACCTCTTTTTCGGGGAAGCTTTTTACGTACTGTCGATAGAAGTACTGAACCGTAGAAGTTCCGTGATGGGTGCGAATGAAGTCGATTATGCGATCGGGCAAGTTGTTCTTCTTGGCCAGTTCAATTCCCTGCGATACGTGCTCGATGATGATGCGCGCGCTATCGTCGAACGGCAAGTCGTCGTGAGGATTCATTCCCGCCGCTTGGTTCTCGATGAAAAACAAGGGGTTCTTCATTTTCCCGATATCGTGATAGAGGGCTCCGGTGCGCACGAGCAAGGTATTGCCGTTGATCTCACTGACGGCGCTTTCCGACAAGTTGGCGACCTGAAGGGAGTGCTGAAATGTTCCGGGTGCTTTTTCGGCTAACTCGCGCAATAGCTTGTTGTTGGTGTCGGAAAGTTCGAGAAGCGAAATGTCACTGACCAGCCCAAAGGCTTTTTCAAAAGCGTAGATGAGCGGATTGGCAAAAAGGGTAAGGAATCCCGACCCCGCGAAAAGAGCGAAGTACATAGCCTCTAAATTACTTAAACTCCCCTCTTGCAATATGGCCAGAGCAAAATAGCTGATGAAGTATATCCCGGTGATTTTAGCCGCCGAAATGAAGAGTTGAACCCGTTGATAAAGGTTCGTCACGGTCAAGATCGAAACGATTCCGGCGATCAGCTGCAGCAGAACGAATTCGTACGGGTTTGGTGCCACGAATCCGATGATGATCACAGTGACCAAATGGGTGAAAATGGCAACACGTCCGTCGAAGAAGGCCCGCAGCATGATGGGCAGTATACAGAAGGGCGCCAAGTACAGATACTCTGGAGCGAGCCGGATCAACAAGGCACCCATGAGGATCATGAGCACAATATTGAACAGAATAAAGCCGATTTGATTGTTATCGGCCCGGATCATTGGCCTAAACCGTTGCAAAAACAAGAACAGCACCAGCAGTACCACGCTCACTAGAATGACTTGTCCGGCCACGATGAGGTAGTAATTACTCTTGGCCCAAATATTGGCTTCGTACTGATTCTTGAGTGAGCTCAGTTTCTGAAAACGATCTTCGTCGACCACCTCTCCCCGGAGAATGATGCTTTGTCCTCGCTGCACCATACCCCTGGTGAGCGAAATATTGTCGAGCTCACTTTCGAGCACCTTCATGGTGGTCTCCTCGTCGTACACAACATTGTGTTCGAGGCGTTCGAGCAGGGCCGATTCGAGGAGGTTCCTCCATTCCGTATTAAGCTCAGAAGATCCTAAAAGGCGGTCTATTTCTGCAGCTGCTGCGCGAATGGTAAGCCAGTCGCTCGGCCGAACATCTTGCGCAACACCTCCAACCAACAAACTAACTTCGGGCCAATCGTTGGGATCCAGAGCTTCTGGCCAGCGAACGATGCCTTGACTGTACAGTGATGATAGGATGCTGTCACCGAGATCTACGAGGTACGGATCCCTCACCGCGGTGGATGAGTCGGACCGCTGTTCCAATTGAGCTCGGAGTCTACCGCGGAAATCGGAGACGGCCTCGGCTTGCACATCCACCCGCAGGGTGAAAAAAACTTCTTTTTGACTGGTGATCAGTTCGCGTTCGTCCTCGATCTTTTCAGCGGATTTTTCAATGGCGAAATCGAAAGGCGCAATGAGGTTCTCGTGCAGCCAGGGTTTCCCTTTCTGGAATTCGTATTTGAATTTACCTTCTTTGGGAAATAGGTATACAATGAGCCCGATGGCTATCACGAAAAGGAGGCCTTTGTATATCTCCTGATGGTTGTCTCGAAGAACGGATAAACCCTTACTCATGAATACAAACGTACGACAAATCGCGTGCACCTTTTCCTATGTAATTGGTTACCTTTGTGCAACGAATACTACCAAAAGAAAGAATTGAATATGAAAGAAGTCGTTATAGTTTCCGCCGTTCGTACACCCATGGGCAGTTTCATGGGATCATTGAGCGGAATCGCAGCCCCACAGCTGGGTGCCACTGCCATAAGAGGAGCCTTGAACAAAGCCGGAGTTTCGGCCGATCAGGTTCAGGAAGTCTTTATGGGCAACGTGCTTCAAGCCAACGTAGGTCAAGCACCTGCGCGTCAGGCAGCCATATTTGCAGGCGTGCCCGAGAGCGTTCCATGCACAACGGTGAACAAGGTGTGTTCATCGGGAATGAAAGCCATTATGCTCGGTGCTCAGGCGATCAAGGCGGGCGATAACGACATCGTGGTCGTTGGAGGCATGGAGAACATGTCGCAAGTGCCGCATTACCTCGGATCGGGCCGAAGCGGGCAAAAATTGGGCGATCAAAAATTGGTCGACGGATTGTTGCGCGATGGACTCATGGACGTATACAACAACCAACACATGGGGAACTGCGCGGAGCTATGTGCTTGCGAGGGCGAGTACAGCCGTGAAGAGCAAGATGCCTTCGCCATAGAGAGCTACAACCGCAGTGCCCGGGCTTGGAGCGAAGGTCGATTCTCAGAGGAAGTAGTTCCGGTGGAGATCCCACAGCGCAAAGGCGATCCTATCATCATGAGCGAAGACGAAGAGTACAAGAACGTGATCATGGATAAGATCCCCAATCTTCGTCCGGTATTTGATCGAGAAGGAACCGTGACCGCGGCCAACGCCTCAACATTGAACGACGGAGCTTCTGCTTTGGTCTTGATGAGCGCCGATAAGGCAGTGGAACTAGGACTTAAGCCCATTGCTAAGATCATAAGCTACGCCGACGCAGCGCAAGCTCCCGAGTGGTTCACAACCGCTCCGGCGAAAGCCCTACCAATTGCTATCGGCAAATCAGGCTTGCAGCAAGGCGACATCGATTATTTCGAATTGAATGAGGCGTTTTCAGTCGTAGGATTGGCCAACATCAAAGAATTGAGCTTGGATCCTGAGCGTGTGAACGTCAATGGTGGTGCTGTATCATTGGGGCACCCACTCGGTAACTCCGGTTCTCGCATCATCGTTACTCTGATCAACGTACTCAAGCAAAACAACACTCGTTACGGAGCTGCCGGAATTTGCAACGGGGGTGGTGGTGCTAGCGCCATGGTCATCGAAAGTATTTAACGATTCGGCGCGATTCGAACACCATCCGCGCCTTACCTCCTTTTGATGTCGGTTCCGGCATCGGAATGGATGTAAACCGATTGATTTGAAAAAGCGAAAGATACCCGTCACCCCAGTGGCGGGTTATTTCGTTTTGGCTATACCAATGCTTTCGATAAAGCTCCGTAATCATCTGTATATCTGTAGTATCCGGACTCGGGGTTGTCATTAACACACGAACTGAATCATCGGCGATCTGAACCCCTTTCCCCGACCAACTCAAGCGGAAATCGGCCAACATGTAAAGGCTATCCAGATCGTCCCTGAAGTCGATGGGTTCCCAGTTCTGAACCGGAAAGATCTGGGTCAAGGTATCTTGATCTTGAACGAGGTCAATACGAGCCGTATCGGTCGGATCAAAATTGAATCGGTAGGCGAACTTGCTTTTTGATGGGCAATCGCATTCGTAAATAAAGGGTGAATCTTGATACTCCCCATTGTAGTAAATATCGATATCGTTCAGCTCGACCGGTGCGAAATCACCCCACTCCTCTTCGGCAACGACAAGGTACACGTAATTGGGCGTGGTGATACTCCACTCGAGGGTAATATCGAGATAGAGATCGTCGAGCTTGAGAATCTCAGGGGCTTTTTCTTGCGTTTTAGTGCATGCGACGAGCAAGCTCAAAACCGAAGCGACAATAATGATACGCGAGTAGTTCATACCAGTAGTTAACGCTAAGATACAGGAAAAGGTCTTCAAAATTTTGCCGTACTTAGCGGTGCTGAAAATGAAGTACGGAATTTGTCCATTGAGCATCGTTCCCGTCCGACGGGAGGCCTCCGACACGAGCGAGCAAGTTACGCAGCTCCTTTTCGGTGAAACCTACCGTATTTTACGCGAGACCAAGAAGTGGGTCCGCATTGAAACCGCTTTCGATCGTTACGAAGGCTGGATCGACGCCAAGCAATCTCGCGACATTTCCGAGGAAGAGTACAGCCAACTCAACGAACACCCGAATATCGTAACCACGGACCTCGTGGATGTCGTCATCCATGAAGAATCGAACCGCATGATGCCTATCGTTATGGGGTCCACTCTGCCCGATTACCAAGACGGCAGACTGACCTTGGCAGGTGAGCGATACCGATACGAAGGCGCAATAAGTTCCACCGATTCCCCAAAAGAACAGTTGGTAGAAAATGCGTTCATGTATCTCCGTGCGCCGTATTTGTGGGGCGGAAGAAGTCCGTTTGGCATCGACTGTTCGGGATTTACCCAATTGGTGTACAAGATGAATGGCTTTCGACTGTATCGCGATGCCAGTCAGCAAGCGACCCAGGGAGAAGTGTTGAGCTTCATCGAAGAAACCGAACCAGGCGATCTCGCTTTTTTTGACAATGCCGAAGGTGTAATTACTCATGTGGGTATTATTCTAGAAGAGAACCGCATTATTCACGCCAGCGGCCAAGTTCGTGTCGATAGACTCAATCAAC
This genomic interval from Flavobacteriales bacterium contains the following:
- a CDS encoding ABC transporter permease; translated protein: MLNYTIRRLLWMVPTLLAIALFSFWISIEAPGDPVERLMQFSDDGSGSANQQRTEQLKEQWRQRLGLDKPLFYYSMSATETDFPLPRPHFHGLNNQFHHWLRNAIRGDFGYSYFDGEAVGTKLWPKLRLSFLLTVSSLLLAFAISIPIGVFGASRPDGHFDRYSALVMFMMYSLPTFFVGTLLLYTFSNPDVLYWFPEAGIQNPVTFDHDWSLGRKLQHWLPHLVLPFVTFTYGSLAYLSRITRSGLAEEQQKDYITTARAKGLSERKVLWKHSLRNALIPLITVIGQVFPITVGGSVIIETIFSLPGIGWEAYRAIMNYDYPVIVAIFTLGGLLTVVGYITSDLLYAWADPRIRYDR
- a CDS encoding ABC transporter permease yields the protein MTANSGKISIGVLGILLMAALLAPLIANDLPLTVKYQNHTYHPAWAVYFGNGGTHTIETPSGTQIVHYQRFDWHAQDWDRITMPLILFAPDQLDASKSSLVPPGTNGHLLGTDRVGRDVAAGIIHGARISLSIGWIAMGIAALIGVLLGGISGYWGDRRWRVPRISFWVFMAFIPVGWFYATHNSVNLLADALVFIAVPSGAAYLVGLHRAARRKTVSVPLDSAITRLTEILTSLPRLLIIITVASITSRSIWLVMVIIGLTSWTHITRYTRAEVLRIRSLEFVTAAEATGSQSGRVLFMHVLPNALAPVWVNMAFGIASAILIESGLSFLGIGVPVETVTWGSMLNSGRMNFEAWWLVVFPGLAIFLTVTAYNLLGEALRKWLQPKE
- a CDS encoding HDIG domain-containing protein, whose protein sequence is MSKGLSVLRDNHQEIYKGLLFVIAIGLIVYLFPKEGKFKYEFQKGKPWLHENLIAPFDFAIEKSAEKIEDERELITSQKEVFFTLRVDVQAEAVSDFRGRLRAQLEQRSDSSTAVRDPYLVDLGDSILSSLYSQGIVRWPEALDPNDWPEVSLLVGGVAQDVRPSDWLTIRAAAAEIDRLLGSSELNTEWRNLLESALLERLEHNVVYDEETTMKVLESELDNISLTRGMVQRGQSIILRGEVVDEDRFQKLSSLKNQYEANIWAKSNYYLIVAGQVILVSVVLLVLFLFLQRFRPMIRADNNQIGFILFNIVLMILMGALLIRLAPEYLYLAPFCILPIMLRAFFDGRVAIFTHLVTVIIIGFVAPNPYEFVLLQLIAGIVSILTVTNLYQRVQLFISAAKITGIYFISYFALAILQEGSLSNLEAMYFALFAGSGFLTLFANPLIYAFEKAFGLVSDISLLELSDTNNKLLRELAEKAPGTFQHSLQVANLSESAVSEINGNTLLVRTGALYHDIGKMKNPLFFIENQAAGMNPHDDLPFDDSARIIIEHVSQGIELAKKNNLPDRIIDFIRTHHGTSTVQYFYRQYVKSFPEKEVDAAEFSYPGPLPFSKETAVLMMADSVEAASRSLKQPMAESIDKLVNNIIDHQMEEGQFAQADITLKEINVVRKVLKKKLLNIYHLRIEYPE
- a CDS encoding acetyl-CoA C-acyltransferase, with product MKEVVIVSAVRTPMGSFMGSLSGIAAPQLGATAIRGALNKAGVSADQVQEVFMGNVLQANVGQAPARQAAIFAGVPESVPCTTVNKVCSSGMKAIMLGAQAIKAGDNDIVVVGGMENMSQVPHYLGSGRSGQKLGDQKLVDGLLRDGLMDVYNNQHMGNCAELCACEGEYSREEQDAFAIESYNRSARAWSEGRFSEEVVPVEIPQRKGDPIIMSEDEEYKNVIMDKIPNLRPVFDREGTVTAANASTLNDGASALVLMSADKAVELGLKPIAKIISYADAAQAPEWFTTAPAKALPIAIGKSGLQQGDIDYFELNEAFSVVGLANIKELSLDPERVNVNGGAVSLGHPLGNSGSRIIVTLINVLKQNNTRYGAAGICNGGGGASAMVIESI
- a CDS encoding C40 family peptidase, with amino-acid sequence MKYGICPLSIVPVRREASDTSEQVTQLLFGETYRILRETKKWVRIETAFDRYEGWIDAKQSRDISEEEYSQLNEHPNIVTTDLVDVVIHEESNRMMPIVMGSTLPDYQDGRLTLAGERYRYEGAISSTDSPKEQLVENAFMYLRAPYLWGGRSPFGIDCSGFTQLVYKMNGFRLYRDASQQATQGEVLSFIEETEPGDLAFFDNAEGVITHVGIILEENRIIHASGQVRVDRLNQQGIFNAEVRTHTHKLRLIKKVI